A part of Bombus huntii isolate Logan2020A chromosome 16, iyBomHunt1.1, whole genome shotgun sequence genomic DNA contains:
- the LOC126874661 gene encoding dual specificity protein phosphatase Mpk3: MPGGNIMEEGLVDPEWLFRHLRSPDGPNKLLILDCRAHSDFSEAHIRGSVPLAIPSIMLRRLAAGKVDLLSTIRCLDLRNRVEVFLCGDENSRGTFILIGDSTDPAGHQGETIQVLSRRLRSSGGYVAILMDGFGAFRDRYPEWCEGSQASGEGPPGQDSNDGELMGLRSLRISTPPTRSYSDSDSDSTCDSVGPEEDKDFPVEILPHLYLGNAANSEDREALARHRIQYILNVTPDLPNVFESAGSIKYMQIPISDHWSQNLASFFPQAIQFIEEARSSDKGVLVHCLAGVSRSVTITVAYLMHKCSLSLNDAFNLVRSRKSNVAPNFHFMEQLHSFEKELRDRGDRSSRGNDQRCIGACRPGGPCNCPAPSFLSPIDLGLSPDSGIEFDRWASSTPAE; this comes from the exons ATGCCAGGTGGAAATATTATGGAAGAAGGTCTGGTGGATCCTGAATGGCTATTCAGGCATCTTAGGTCACCGGATGGTCCAAACAAACTTCTCATCTTAGATTGTAGGGCACATTCTGATTTCTCTGAAGCTCATATTAGAGGCTCTGTACCCTTAGCTATACCTAGCATCATGTTAAGACGGCTAGCAGCTGGTAAAGTTGATCTGCTGTCAACAATAAGGTGCTTAGATCTAAGAAACAGAGTGGAGGTGTTCTTGTGTGGTGATGAGAATAGTAGAGGGACATTTATACTGATTGGTGACTCTACAGACCCTGCAGGACATCAGGGTGAAACAATTCAAGTTTTAAGTCGGAGACTTAGAAGTAGTGGAGGATATGTTGCTATTTTAATGG ATGGTTTTGGAGCATTCAGAGATAGATACCCTGAATGGTGTGAGGGTAGTCAAGCCAGTGGTGAAGGTCCCCCAGGTCAGGATTCTAATGACGGTGAATTAATGGGTCTCAGGTCCCTTCGAATTTCCACACCACCTACGAGATCATATTCAGATTCTGATAGCGATAGCACGTGTGATTCTGTTG GACCTGAAGAGGATAAAGATTTTCCAGTTGAAATTCTACCCCATTTGTACCTTGGAAACGCAGCGAATAGCGAAGACAGAGAAGCCTTGGCACGTCATAGAATACAGTACATTCTGAACGTAACCCCAGATTTGCCAAATGTATTTGAAAGCGCTGGTTCGATAAAATACATGCAAATACCCATAAGCGATCACTGGAGCCAGAATCTAGCTAGTTTCTTTCCACAAGCAATTCAATTCATTG AGGAGGCTCGAAGTTCAGACAAAGGAGTGCTGGTTCACTGTCTGGCCGGAGTGTCTCGGTCCGTCACTATCACTGTAGCCTACCTTATGCACAAGTGCAGTCTCAGCTTAAACGATGCCTTCAACCTGGTGCGCAGCCGAAAATCTAATGTGGCTCCGAATTTCCATTTTATGGAGCAATTGCACAGTTTTGAGAAAGAACTAAGGGATAGAGGTGACAGAAGTAGCAGGGGGAACGATCAGAGGTGTATCGGAGCGTGCAGGCCTGGAGGACCATGTAATTGTCCAGCTCCCAGCTTCCTTAGTCCCATTGATCTGGGCCTTAGCCCGGATTCTGGAATAGAATTCGACAGGTGGGCATCAAGTACACCGGCAGAATGA
- the LOC126874648 gene encoding phospholipase A-2-activating protein, with protein MSLLRALHDYQSAMAKPCYKLRTSLFGHTSDVRAIATFADGTIVSTSRDETARIWKSCGNNKNYEHTATLKGHSNFVTSVCVINPSEQNPIGFIITGSHDKTIRIYVSHQTEPINIIKSHQDTVCKLTTGTKEGTFLSSSWDMSAKLWSLSDLSKPQLNLLGHTAAVWCVADLSSGSIATGSADKLVIIWASDGSVQHKLTGHTDCVRDISVISSNEVLSCANDATVRHWNVCLGTCLGTYCGHENYIYSILALENGTSIFTCGEDRTLRIWHNTELSQTITLPTQSVWCLASLPNGDIVTGSSDGVVRIFTCNPEEYADPEALEEFEQQVASVKLNAQQELGGIKVKDLPDAKTLLQPGQRDGQTKIVNDGDAVRAYSWSQNEQRWIKIGNVMGASGGSVATSGKQLYNGIEYDYVFSVDIQDGVPPLKLPYNNDQDPWHVAQKFLHDNSLSQLFLDQVANFIIKNSQSAPVVKTDAQYADPFTGGSRYIPQSTANTTSQESTRPDTPNSSDTTAPSYIPHTKYLKLEQANLSQILEKLKELNGKQSDPLKVSSDKLESLVKLAGDQAPEQLKTDTLNTLKTLLNWPDDVLFPVLDITRLAVLCREVNDVLCTEELLQIVKKHIESNALPSNQMLTFRLLANMFSHERGEKLCLNSKDEILKLLSELESLTNKNNQVAISTYILNLTVALNKYNDTLGKTQCLNAIFSVLPRLNEPEAVFRTLVAMGTLLSTTSNSEDQNNLIKAVRQSEAALNILQTMSEIRVPTNKLANCSKQIISLII; from the exons ATGTCTTTGCTGCGTGCCCTGCACGACTATCAAAGTGCTATGGCCAAACCGTGTTACAAGCTGAGAACTTCTCTCTTCGGACACACATCCGACGTGAGAGCTATAGCGACTTTCGCTGACGGAACTATAGTTTCTACTTCGAGGGATGAGACTGCACGTATTTGGAAATCATGCGG gaataataaaaattatgaacATACTGCAACTTTGAAAGGACACTCCAACTTTGTCACTTCTGTGTGCGTTATAAATCCTTCAGAGCAAAACCCCATAGGTTTTATTATCACTGGTAGTCATGATAAAACCATACGTATCTATGTTTCACACCAAACAGAGCCcataaacattataaaaagTCACCAGGATACTGTTTGTAAATTAACAACTGGTACAAAAGAAGGAACATTCTTGTCAAGTTCCTGGGACATGAGTGCAAAATTGTGGAGCCTGAGTGACTTAAGTAAGCCACAATTAAACTTGCTAGGTCATACAGCTGCTGTATGGTGTGTAGCAGACTTGTCAAGTGGATCTATTGCAACTGGATCAGCAGATAAGCTTGTTATAATATGGGCAAGTGATGGTTCAGTACAGCACAAATTAACCGGACATACAGATTGTGTTCGTGATATTTCTGTAATAAGTAGCAATGAAGTTTTATCTTGTGCCAATGATGCCACTGTACGTCATTGGAACGTGTGTCTTGGAACTTGTTTAGGAACTTATTGTGGACATGAGAATTATATCTATAGCATTTTAGCCTTAGAAAATGGTACAAGTATATTTACTTGTGGCGAAGATCGGACGCTTAGGATATGGCATAATACAGAACTAAGTCAAACCATTACTTTACCCACCCAATCTGTGTGGTGTTTGGCTTCACTTCCTAATGGTGATATAGTTACTGGAAGTTCTGATGGAGTTGTTAGGATATTTACATGTAATCCTGAAGAATATGCAGACCCAGAGGCATTGGAAGAATTTGAGCAGCAAGTAGCCAGTGTTAAGCTTAATGCTCAACAAGAGCTAGGTGGGATCAAAGTTAAGGA TTTACCAGATGCAAAAACCTTGCTACAACCTGGCCAAAGAGATGGTCAAACCAAAATAGTAAATGACGGAGATGCTGTAAGAGCATATAGCTGGTCACAAAATGAACAAAGATGGATAAAGATCGGTAACGTCATGGGTGCTTCGGGTGGTAGTGTAGCTACGTCTGGAAAACAGCTTTATAATGGCATAGAGTACGATTATGTGTTCTCTGTGGACATACAAGATGGTGTTCCTCCATTAAAATTGCCCTATAACAATGATCAGGATCCTTGGCATGTTGCGCAGAAGTTCCTTCACGATAACAGTCTTAGTCAATTATTTCTAGATCAG gttgcaaattttataataaaaaattctcaATCCGCACCAGTTGTGAAAACTGATGCTCAATATGCTGATCCTTTCACAGGAGGCAGTAGATACATTCCTCAATCAACAGCAAATACAACATCACAAGAATCTACAAGACCAGACACACCAAACTCCTCAGACACAACCGCACCGTCTTATATTCCTCATACAAAATACTTGAAACTGGAACAGGCTAATCTTTCTCAAATTTTAG AGaaactaaaagaattaaatggCAAACAAAGTGATCCTCTCAAGGTGTCAAGTGACAAATTGGAGTCCTTAGTGAAACTTGCTGGAGACCAAGCTCCTGAACAATTGAAAACTGATACATTGAACACTTTGAAGACTCTCTTGAATTGGCCAGATGATGTATTGTTTCCTGTGCTCGACATTACCAGGCTCGCAGTACTCTGTAGAGAAGTGAATGATGTACTATGTACAGAGGAGTTGCTACAGATTGTAAAGAAGCATATCGAATCTAACGCGCTTCCTTCCAACCAAATGCTTACTTTCCGTTTGCTGGCGAATATGTTCAGTCACGAAAGAGGTGAAAAACTATGTCTTAATTCTAAAGATGAGATATTGAAACTTCTATCAGAGTTGGAATCACttacaaacaaaaataatcaG GTGGCAATTTCAACTTATATATTGAATTTAACTGTGGCTctgaataaatataatgataCTCTCGGCAAAACACAATGTTTAAATGCGATCTTCTCTGTGTTACCACGTTTAAACGAGCCTGAAGCAGTGTTCAGAACTCTTGTTGCAATGGGAACGCTTTTAAGTACAACATCAAATTCAGAAgatcaaaataatttaataaaagcaGTACGACAATCGGAAGCTGCGTTAAATATACTTCAAACTATGTCAGAAATTCGAGTTCCAACAAACAAGCTGGCAAATTGTTCGAAACAGATAATcagtttaattatttaa
- the LOC126874407 gene encoding ATP-binding cassette sub-family G member 5 yields MGSEAWELERRYSVPGALDTRGLEPPASEDLHAWSIYRQNLNSDFTDSALGSAEKSPLPYGNFQLRDSTVQSILRHPRYGPKSPLASNSYTYLKFGLPRVLPPSSRNRDGSSGYDSSEEGRRVSHAGTSAHGTSAMRSARSDPDFRHVHIVPREHAHSQLTVSRENPRLRSVSEANLLHGGVRMNRRHSIAPIDPGYGVHESRGHGILGPESYTLPLRPVPCLQHPHLQLRGVEASGSDGLPLLRGITLEVGATEVLAIMATTEKEGKQIVETVAGRKRIKRGDILLNGRSVSYRTLRSRVAYLSTENSLSPGLTAQQTLSFYMLLRGGPNTSKLEAEAILQELGLEATKHCLVNSLTTSEAKRLALACRLLQDSHILALDRPTHGLDIFDAFFMVEYLRQWAGRGQRLVVLTLHPPTYEILTMVSRVALTSGGRIMYSGPRRDMLPYFALAEFPCPPFKNPSDYYLDLVTLDDLSAEAMLESSQRIDHLAELARTRLPGLSDPGPPGALPPSISSPNVFSQIYALLLRTLIYSQPWTLTRLLRKIVISASLSILLGAIFWDVSGDSNLYLRDRVGFHYASLGIFFWPLTLIAICEVADCRSNVERDIKDGLYGRFVYILMELLCGVVSWCVVYLIYLAPGYAMSGLHLVPDENLTSLWNYLGIGLLYLILQHLICILFAHTCKWTYLASLFAGIVIGEMTLAGGVTLHLENLPGWYQKISPMQWSLSLLLPPLHQTEVMNKLTNCKPKQIQRQDIIVQAACEPPDGALALYEIALHKFNVRGELWLGIGITIVSVLVILVFLCIRYTTPKRLRSAPNKP; encoded by the exons ATGGGTTCGGAAGCGTGGGAGCTGGAACGGAGGTACTCAGTGCCTGGGGCATTGGACACCAGAGGCCTGGAGCCTCCAGCTAGCGAGGATCTTCACGCCTGGTCTATCTACAG GCAAAACTTGAACTCCGATTTCACCGATTCAGCACTTGGATCAGCTGAAAAGTCTCCTCTTCCCTATGGGAACTTCCAATTAAGAGATTCCACAGTGCAGAGTATTCTCAGACACCCTAGATACGGTCCAAAGAGTCCTCTGGCCAGCAATTCGTACACATATCTAAAGTTTGGTCTGCCAAGGGTTCTGCCTCCTAGTTCCAGGAACAGAGATGGATCTAGCGGTTACGATTCCAGCGAAGAAGGTCGTAGGGTGTCTCACGCGGGAACTTCCGCACACGGGACCTCCGCTATGAGATCTGCCAGGAGCGACCCCGATTTCAGACACGTTCACATTGTTCCTAGGGAACATGCACACTCTCAATTGACGGTTTCAAGGGAGAATCCTAGGTTAAGGAGTGTCAGTGAAGCGAATCTTCTTCATGGAGGTGTTCGAATGAATAGGAGGCACAGTATTGCGCCTATAGATCCAGGGTATGGTGTCCACGAGTCCAGAG gaCATGGAATCTTGGGTCCAGAGAGTTATACATTACCTCTGAGGCCTGTACCATGTCTTCAACATCCTCATCTTCAGTTACGAGGAGTAGAGGCTTCAGGATCCGATGGTTTGCCTCTTTTACGAGGAATTACTTTGGAGGTAGGAGCTACTGAGGTGTTGGCCATTATGGCTACTAcggaaaaagaaggaaaacaaATCGTGGAAACTGTCGCCGGAAGGAAGAGAATTAAGAGAGGAGATATTTTGCTCAATGGAAGATCCGTGTCCTATAGAACCTTAAG GTCTCGAGTTGCTTATTTGTCCACGGAAAATAGTCTAAGCCCAGGTCTAACTGCTCAGCAGACGCTAAGCTTTTATATGCTTCTTAGAGGAGGTCCAAATACTTCCAAACTGGAAGCCGAAGCCATCCTCCAGGAACTCGGTTTAGAGGCGACCAAACATTGTCTCGTGAACTCGTTGACGACCTCCGAAGCAAAAAGACTGGCCCTCGCGTGTCGTTTGTTACAAGACTCGCATATTCTTGCGTTGGACAGGCCAACGCATGGCTTGGATATTTTCGACGCCTTCTTCATGGTAGAATACTTGAGACAGTGGGCTGGAAGAGGACAAAGATTAGTAGTATTGACTTTGCACCCGCCTACTTATGAGATACTGACAATGGTCTCGAGGGTTGCGCTTACTTCCGGCGGAAGAATCATGTACTCCGGTCCCAGGAGGGATATGTTGCCATATTTCGCCCTTGCAGAGTTCCCGTGTCCTCCATTTAAGAATCCTTCTGACTACTATC TTGATTTAGTTACACTGGATGATCTGTCTGCGGAAGCCATGTTGGAATCCTCTCAAAGGATAGACCACCTGGCCGAGCTTGCAAGGACTAGACTGCCAGGATTAAGTGATCCTGGACCACCTGGAGCACTTCCTCCTTCCATTTCCAGTCCCAATGTATTTTCACAGATTTATGCGTTGCTTCTGAGGACTCTAATCTACAGTCAACCATGGACACTGACTAGATTACTCAGGAAAATCGTCATCTCTGCCTCTTTGAGTATTTTACTTGGTGCAATATTCTGGGATGTATCTGGCGACTCAAATTTATATCTCAGAGACCGAGTTGGGTTTCACTATGCCAGCTTGGGAATTTTCTTCTGGCCATTAACCTTAATAGCCATCTGTGAAGTAGCTGACTGCAGGTCGAACGTGGAAAGAGATATCAAGGATGGTTTATATGGAAGATTTGTGTATATTTTAATGGAG CTCCTCTGTGGAGTAGTGTCCTGGTGCGTAGTCTACCTGATCTACTTAGCACCAGGCTACGCCATGTCCGGACTTCACCTGGTCCCGGATGAGAATCTGACTTCCTTATGGAATTATCTCGGAATCGGTTTACTGTATTTAATACTGCAACATTTAATCTGTATATTATTTGCTCACACTTGCAAGTGGACCTACTTGGCTTCCTTGTTTGCTGGAATTGTGATTGGAGAGATGACATTAGCTGGAGGAGTGACCTTGCATTTGGAGAACTTGCCAGGCTGGTATCAAAAGATCAGCCCAATGCAGTGGTCTCTGTCCCTATTGTTACCTCCGCTTCATCAAACAGAAGTTATGAATAAATTGACCAATTGTAAGCCAAAACAAATTCAGAGGCAGGATATCATAGTTCAAGCTGCCTGTGAACCGCCCGATGGTGCTCTGGCATTATACGAGATTGCACTGCATAAATTCAATGTAAGAGGAGAACTGTGGCTGGGAATAGGAATAACTATCGTCAGTGTTTTAGTTATACTAGTATTCCTGTGCATTCGATATACTACTCCCAAGAGACTTAGGAGTGCACCAAACAAGCCATAA
- the LOC126874410 gene encoding ATP-binding cassette sub-family G member 5 yields MIPSDCTLDISNVFHSTAVVIEGSCLSKSEPTAVLRDVSARVHGGEVLAILGSKGSGKRALLDVIAGRAEGETRGRVSLNNNLLTPELFRRHGGYVAHRCHLLPSLTVRQTLTYATWLANLNNREARVRQTLADLALSQVANRSVNDLTKPEYRRLMLGVQLAKDPTLLLLDEPTWDTDPLNTYLIVSMLWSYATRRGSIVVLTMETPRSDVLPFVSRVTLLCLGAVVYSGPTRSMLDYFTYIGFPCPELENPLMYYLCLSTVDRRSRDRFLESNQQISVLVEKFKAEGVIYMKEAPQVPPNIKDTSLGIMHKGLGRGIKPGCFSTLFALYLRSLATTFAFNKSGLGHFAARLLLLPFSIALMSILYSHSTPVQSRIFLQTSGLVFNVVTLFYVAGIACTALLFPGYRARYYQEKREGLYGGAMFLTAYALLSLPLSFVSTMITIGILTPILELDLSTWAYACGVLWASYVAAEQITVAVFMVVGRPITGAIMVLYMTLVSLVIASGAIRSLKGLPYWLAAVSTALPARYASLALNQLAIDVPTFLNLHYNESFTCPGIPELCRYPDGRSYLIERFTREGENISEVLNVDLNLLISLAFAVGLSILNSVLYLLPLPAKVKAKFRE; encoded by the exons ATGATCCCATCGGATTGTACTCTTGATATCTCCAATGTGTTTCATTCCACTGCTGTGGTTATCGAAGGAAGTTGTTTGAGTAAGTCGGAACCTACTGCTGTATTGAGAGATGTGTCCGCCCGAGTTCACGGTGGCGAGGTGTTAGCGATTTTGGGCTCCAAGGGATCTGGAAAGAGAGCTTTGCTCGATGTCATCG CTGGAAGGGCGGAGGGAGAAACTAGGGGTAGAGTCAGCCtaaataacaatttattaacTCCAGAATTGTTTAGACGACATGGTGGATATGTTGCACACAGGTGTCATCTATTACCTAGTCTAACAGTTCGACAGACACTGACCTATGCCACATGGCTTGCCAATTTAAACAACAGGGAAGCCAGAGTTCGACAAACTTTAGCCGATCTGGCTTTGTCTCAAGTTGCAAATAGATCGGTAAATGATCTGACGAAGCCAGAATACAGAAGATTAATGTTGGGCGTACAATTGGCCAAAGATCCTACGTTGTTACTTCTGGACGAGCCCACATGGGATACTGATCCCTTAAACACGTATTTAATTGTGTCTATGCTCTGGTCTTACGCAACCAGAAGAGGATCTATCGTTGTTCTAACGATGGAAACTCCTAGATCGGATGTGCTACCTTTCGTGAGTCGCGTGACTCTCTTATGTTTGGGAGCAGTTGTCTATTCGGGGCCAACTAGAAGTATGTTGGACTATTTCACTTATATCGGTTTCCCATGTCCTGAACTCGAAAATCCTTTGATGTATTACT TGTgtttatcaactgtcgatcgTCGCTCAAGAGATCGTTTCTTAGAATCTAACCAGCAGATATCCGTTCTGGTTGAAAAGTTCAAAGCCGAGGGTGTTATTTACATGAAAGAGGCGCCCCAAGTGCCACCCAATATTAAAGATACATCTTTAGGAATAATGCATAAAGGTTTAGGGCGTGGAATTAAACCAGGATGTTTCTCCACTTTGTTTGCCCTTTATTT AAGAAGTCTGGCAACGACATTTGCCTTCAATAAATCTGGCTTAGGACACTTTGCTGCTAGACTATTATTGTTACCATTCTCAATAGCTTTAATGAGTATTTTGTATTCGCATTCGACTCCTGTGCAATCCAGAATATTTCTACAAACAAGTGGTCTTGTCTTCAATGTAGTAACTCTGTTCTATGTTGCTGGAATAGCATGCACAGCTCTCCTCT TTCCAGGATATAGGGCTAGATACTAtcaagaaaaaagagaaggtCTATATGGTGGAGCTATGTTCTTGACCGCATATGCATTACTAAGTTTGCCATTAAGTTTTGTGTCTACCATGATCACCATTGGTATCCTGACACCTATTTTAGAGCTAGATTTGTCTACCTGGGCTTATGCCTGTGGTGTTTTATGGGCCAGTTATGTGGCAGCAGAACAAATAACTGTTGCAGTGTTCATGGTGGTTGGTAGACCCATTACAGGTGCAATAATGGTGTTATACATGACACTGGTGTCTCTGGTAATTGCATCTGGAGCCATCAGAAGTCTGAAAGGCTTGCCTTATTGGCTTGCTGCAGTCTCCACTGCATTACCTGCTAGGTACGCATCATTGGCTCTAAATCAATTAGCCATTGATGTGcctacatttttaaatttgcatTATAATGAAAGCTTCACGTGTCCTGGGATACCAGAGCTGTGCAGATATCCAGATGGGAGATCGTATTTAATAGAACGCTTCACCCGTGAAGgcgaaaatatttcagaagTATTGAATGTTGACTTAAACTTATTAATTTCTCTGGCTTTTGCTGTTGGACTGAGTATATTAAACAGTGTTCTGTATTTATTACCACTTCCAGCAAAAGTAAAAGCCAAATTTAGAGagtaa
- the LOC126874412 gene encoding probable succinyl-CoA:3-ketoacid coenzyme A transferase, mitochondrial, with protein MIFAISRVGCIFFRANTRSKNNYKNVKLSRICTVNFSTKANIPQLEEEVPKLRSPVGDGKVFKSVDEAISDMPDGAKLLVGGFGLCGIPENLIAAVLKRGVKDLTVVSNNAGVEDFGLGILLKECRIKRMIASYVGENHEFEKQYLSGKLEVELTPQGTLAERIRAGGAGIPAFYTPTACGTIIEEGNVIVKYDENGNAEISGEPRDVAQFNGKNYVLETAITGDFALIKAWKADKAGNLVFRKTARNFNPVMCKAAKIAIAEVEEIVETGQLDPDHVHLPGIFVDRIVKGPSYEKRVEKRYTKQNMKPKKITPASKARDRIIRRAALEFKDGMYANLGIGIPMLACNYIPKNIKVTLQSENGILGMGPFPDESELDPDLINAGKETVTVVPGASFFSSDESFAMIRGGHVNLTMLGGMQVSENGDLANWMIPGTMVKGMGGAMDLVSAESTKVVITMEHKARDGSPKIVKNCTLPVTGQQCVDLIITDMAVFEVVHGEGLKLIEIAPNIDVSDIISSTGCEFSVADDLKEMGQVDLEDCQ; from the exons atgaTTTTTGCTATAAGTAGAGTCGGCTGTATATTTTTTCGTGCTAACACGAGatctaaaaataattacaaaaatgtgAAATTGTCAAGA ATATGCACAGTAAATTTTTCCACAAAAGCTAACATCCCTCAGTTGGAGGAAGAGGTACCAAAGTTAAGATCACCGGTAGGAGATGGAAAGGTATTCAAAAGTGTGGATGAAGCTATATCGGACATGCCAGATGGGGCTAAGCTTCTGGTTGGTGGATTTGGACTTTGTGGAATTCCTGAAAACTTAATTGCAGCAGTGTTGAAACGAGGTGTCAAAGATTTAACTGTTGTTTCAAATAATGCAGGAGTCGAAGACTTTGGATTAGGTATACTTTTAAAAGAATGTAGGATTAAGAGAATGATTGCTTCCTATGTTGGTGAAAACCATGAATTTGAGAAACAGTACCTCAGTGGTAAATTGGAAGTTGAATTAACTCCACAG GGTACACTGGCAGAACGTATTCGAGCAGGAGGAGCTGGTATTCCAGCCTTCTACACTCCCACAGCATGTGGAACGATAATTGAAGAAGGTAACGTCATTGTGAAATATGATGAAAATGGGAATGCAGAAATATCTGGAGAGCCAAGGGATGTAGCACAGTTCAATGGAAAAAACTATGTCTTGGAAACTGCTATCACAGGAGATTTTGCTCTTATAAAGGCTTGGAAAGCAGACAAAGCTGGAAATTTAGTTTTTCGAAAAACAGCCAGGAATTTCAACCCAGTGATGTGTAAAGCAGCTAAAATTGCTATTGCGGAAGTAGAAGAAATTGTAGAAACTGGTCAATTGGACCCCGATCACGTTCATTTACCTGGAATTTTTGTGGACAGGATCGTCAAAGGCCCATCATACGAGAAACGCGTGGAA AAACGATATACGAAGCAAAATATGAAACCCAAAAAAATAACACCAGCAAGTAAAGCAAGAGATAGAATTATCAGACGAGCTGCGCTCGAATTCAAAGACGGCATGTATG CTAATCTGGGAATTGGAATACCCATGCTGGCTTGCAATTACATTcccaaaaatataaaagtaacaTTGCAATCTGAGAATGGTATTCTTGGCATGGGTCCATTCCCAGACGAATCAGAACTTGATCCAGACTTAATAAACGCTGGAAAAGAAACAGTTACAGTCGTTCCAGGAGCCTCTTTCTTCAGCAGCGACGAAAGTTTCGCAATGATTCGAGG GGGTCACGTCAATTTGACGATGCTCGGTGGAATGCAGGTATCAGAGAATGGAGATCTGGCTAACTGGATGATTCCAGGAACTATGGTGAAAGGAATGGGAGGTGCAATGGATTTGGTTTCTGCGGAGAGCACAAAAGTGGTGATTACTATGGAACATAAAGCTAGAGATGGAAGTCCAAAGATTGTGAAAAATTGCACCTTGCCTGTCACAg GTCAACAATGTGTAGACTTAATAATCACGGATATGGCTGTATTTGAAGTAGTCCATGGAGAAGGATTGAAATTGATTGAAATTGCACCAAACATTGATGTCAGTGATATTATTAGCTCCACAGGTTGTGAATTTTCGGTGGCTGACGATCTTAAAGAAATGGGACAAGTGGATTTGGAAGATTGTCAGTAA
- the LOC126874657 gene encoding dolichyl-diphosphooligosaccharide--protein glycosyltransferase 48 kDa subunit, translating into MRFINKFLCFVTIFGVTNAGGPTLVLLDNLAIKETHSIFFKTLQDSGYTLTFKLADDANLQLSKYGEYLYQHLIIFAPSVEEFGGILSVEAITDFIDGGGNVLVAGSSQSGDALHELASECGFEIDEEGSAVIDHLNYDVSDNGYHTKIVADSVNLIDASAIVGSKNVPPLLYQGTGLIADIENPLILRLLTASSSAYSYNPQTPIKEYPHAVGKNTLLIAALQARNNARVVFSGSLYFFSDEAFSSSIQKVQGGQKYEKSGNEAVATMIARWVFKENGVIRVSTVHHHRVGESAPPAAYTIMDDVVYSIEIQKLARDKWIPYETNDLQLEFVRIDPFVRMTMKPVGDGRYEARFKIPDVYGVYQFKVDYTRIGLTHLYSTTQVSVRPLQHTQYERFIPSAFPYYISAFSMMGGVFLFSLVFLHYKEDTKPKAE; encoded by the exons atgagatttataaacaaatttctttgttttgttACAATATTCGGAGTAACGAATGCTGGGGGACCTACATTGGTTTTACTCGATAATTTAGCCATAAAAGAAACACATTCCATATTTTTCAAGACTCTACAGG ATAGTGGATACACGTTAACATTTAAATTAGCAGATGATGCTAATCTACAGCTTTCCAAGTATGGAGAATATTTGTATCagcatttaataatatttgccCCTTCTGTGGAAGAGTTTGGAGGAATATTGAGTGTTGAAGCAATAACGGACTTCATTGATGGTGGTGGTAATGTCTTGGTTGCTGGTTCATCTCAGTCAGGAGATGCTCTTCATGAATTAGCTTCAGAATGTGGTTTTGAAATTGATGAAGAAGGTTCTGCGGTCATTGATCATTTAAATTATGATGTTTCTGATAATGGTTACCATACAAAAATAGTAGCAGACTCTGTCAATTTAATAGATGCTTCTGCAATTGTTGGAAGTAAAAACGTACCACCTTTACTCTACCAAGGAACTGGATTGATTGCAGATATAGAAAATCCTTTAATTCTACGTTTATTAACAGCATCTAGTTCAGCATACTCTTACAATCCGCAGACTCCCATAAAGGAGTATCCACATGCAGTAGGCAAAAATACATTGTTGATTGCTGCTCTACAAGCAAGGAATAATGCCAGAGTAGTATTCTCTGGTTCATTGTACTTTTTTAGTGATGAAGCTTTCTCCAGTTCTATTCAGAAAGTCCAAG GTGGCCAAAAATACGAGAAATCTGGAAATGAAGCCGTAGCAACGATGATCGCTCGCTGGGTGTTCAAGGAGAATGGTGTGATCCGTGTCTCCACTGTTCATCACCATAGAGTTGGAGAATCTGCACCTCCAGCAGCTTATACTATCATGGATGATGTAGTTTATTCTATCGAAATTCAGAAATTAGCAAGAGACAAATGGATCCCTTATGAAACAAATGATTTACAATTAGAATTCGTTAGAATAGATCCTTTCGTTCGTATGACCATGAAACCCGTAGGCGATGGTCGATATGAAGCGAGATTTAAAATCCCTGACGTTTACGGAGTTTATCAGTTCAAAGTAGATTATACCCGCATTGGTTTGACGCATCTGTACAGTACCACTCAAGTATCTGTTCGTCCCCTGCAACACACTCAATATGAACGCTTCATACCCAGTGCATTCCCTTATTATATAAGTGCGTTTTCAATGATGGGCGGTGTGTTCTTATTTTCTCTGGTGTTCTTACATTATAAAGAAGACACAAAACCGAAGGCTGAATAA